In Deltaproteobacteria bacterium, the sequence AGCTCTGGCTGTTCATAGCCCCCGGCCTCTACCAAAACGAGCGACGGTGGCTTGCTCCGTTCGTCATCTTGGGTTCCGGGTTTTTCTGCCTCGGCGGTGCCTTCTCATTTTATATCGTCTTGCCCCTCGGTTTTGAATACCTGGTTCAAATGGTTCCCGATTCGGTCGAAGCCACTTATTCAGTAGGCGCCTACTTCTCTCTCGTTATCCGTCTGTTGCTCGCATTTGGAATCGTTTTTGAGCTTCCTCTGGTCATGTGGATCTTGGCCGCCGCTGGGATCACATCACCTGAGTTTTTCGCCACCAAACGTAAATACTGGATCGTTGTCGCGGTTGTCTTGGCTGCATTCTTCA encodes:
- the tatC gene encoding twin-arginine translocase subunit TatC, which codes for LWLFIAPGLYQNERRWLAPFVILGSGFFCLGGAFSFYIVLPLGFEYLVQMVPDSVEATYSVGAYFSLVIRLLLAFGIVFELPLVMWILAAAGITSPEFFATKRKYWIVVAVVLAAFFTPPDPFTQMLMAIPLVLFFELGILGARILYRKRHEKPATDT